A region from the Sulfurimonas hongkongensis genome encodes:
- the gatB gene encoding Asp-tRNA(Asn)/Glu-tRNA(Gln) amidotransferase subunit GatB: MFEVVIGLEVHVQLNTKTKLFCSCPTSFNHKQNTNTCPTCLALPGALPVLNKEVLHKSIMLGTAIDATINKTSYFDRKSYFYPDSPSAYQITQLYTPIVEHGKLKIDFEDGSHKIIRINRAHIEADAGKNIHDGDISKVDLNRAGTPLLEIVSEPDMRSTEEVILYLKKLHAIIRYLDIGDANMQEGSFRVDVNVSIRPKGDEKLYTRVEIKNINSFRFIQRAIELEVARQSEAWEDGVYDEEISQETRLFDQVKQETRSMRGKEEAADYRYFPEPDLLKTIVTDEMLEIYSKIPELPDEKMARFVKDYGMSDYNASVVTSSLEMAHFFETMMEEGISAKNALTWLTVELQGRLKGDVNITNSPVDAKKLGHLVKRIEDKTISGKAAKEVLDRLMEENLEVDGVIDALGLKQVSDAGAIEAMCDEIISANQDKVEQYRGGKDKLFGFFVGQVMKISKGSANPQAVNEILKAKLG, translated from the coding sequence ATGTTTGAAGTAGTTATAGGGCTTGAAGTCCATGTACAACTAAATACAAAAACAAAACTTTTTTGCTCGTGTCCTACGAGTTTTAATCACAAACAAAACACAAATACTTGTCCAACTTGTTTAGCTCTTCCGGGTGCTCTGCCTGTTCTTAACAAAGAGGTTTTGCATAAGTCTATTATGTTAGGTACTGCAATAGATGCGACCATAAATAAAACATCTTACTTTGATAGAAAGTCATACTTCTATCCAGACTCTCCAAGTGCTTATCAAATCACACAACTATATACGCCAATAGTTGAACATGGTAAGTTAAAGATTGATTTTGAAGATGGAAGTCATAAAATCATCCGTATAAATCGTGCACATATAGAAGCAGATGCTGGAAAAAATATACATGATGGAGATATCTCAAAAGTAGATCTCAATCGTGCAGGAACTCCCCTTTTAGAGATTGTCTCAGAGCCTGATATGAGAAGTACTGAGGAAGTTATTTTATATCTTAAAAAACTTCATGCTATCATCCGTTACTTAGATATTGGTGATGCAAATATGCAAGAGGGTAGTTTTAGAGTTGATGTAAATGTCTCCATCAGACCTAAAGGCGATGAAAAACTCTACACCCGTGTTGAGATTAAAAATATAAATAGTTTTAGATTTATCCAAAGGGCTATCGAGCTTGAAGTGGCAAGGCAGAGTGAAGCTTGGGAAGATGGAGTTTATGATGAAGAGATCTCTCAAGAGACAAGACTCTTTGACCAAGTAAAGCAAGAGACTCGTTCTATGCGTGGCAAAGAAGAAGCTGCGGATTATCGCTACTTTCCTGAACCAGATTTGCTAAAGACGATTGTAACAGATGAAATGTTAGAGATTTACTCTAAAATTCCAGAACTTCCAGATGAAAAAATGGCAAGATTCGTAAAAGATTATGGCATGAGTGATTATAACGCTAGCGTTGTAACTTCAAGCTTGGAGATGGCTCACTTTTTTGAGACGATGATGGAAGAGGGTATTAGTGCAAAAAATGCTCTAACATGGCTTACAGTGGAGCTACAAGGTCGTCTAAAAGGAGATGTAAATATTACTAACTCTCCAGTTGATGCAAAAAAATTAGGGCATCTTGTTAAGAGAATAGAAGATAAGACAATAAGCGGAAAAGCGGCTAAAGAGGTTCTTGATAGGCTGATGGAAGAAAATCTTGAAGTAGATGGTGTTATAGATGCCCTTGGACTAAAACAAGTTAGTGATGCTGGTGCTATAGAGGCTATGTGTGATGAGATAATCTCTGCAAATCAAGATA
- a CDS encoding F0F1 ATP synthase subunit A, which translates to MGELFTFFGLISHDKTFIYMTHMLLAAGLAILLARVAMSNLQLVPKGTQNLMEAYISGVLQMGKDVMGAENARRYVPLIATIGLFVLIANLIGIVPGFEAPTAFLELPLTLAIVVFVYYNYEGIRRQGVIKYFKHFMGPVWWLYWLMFPIEIVSHFSRLISLSFRLFGNVKGDDMFLMVILMLAPWLLPMIPFALLTFMAFLQAFIFMMLTTVYIGSAIAVEEH; encoded by the coding sequence ATGGGTGAATTATTCACATTTTTTGGTTTAATATCTCACGATAAGACCTTTATATATATGACACATATGTTGCTTGCGGCAGGTTTAGCAATACTATTAGCAAGAGTTGCAATGTCAAACCTTCAATTAGTTCCTAAAGGAACTCAAAATTTAATGGAAGCTTATATCTCTGGTGTTTTACAGATGGGCAAAGATGTGATGGGAGCTGAGAATGCTCGTCGTTATGTGCCACTTATTGCGACTATTGGTCTTTTTGTACTTATAGCAAACTTGATAGGTATAGTTCCAGGTTTTGAAGCTCCAACAGCCTTTTTAGAATTGCCTTTAACTCTTGCAATTGTTGTTTTTGTTTACTATAACTATGAGGGTATCCGCCGTCAAGGTGTTATAAAGTACTTTAAACACTTTATGGGTCCAGTTTGGTGGTTATACTGGTTGATGTTTCCAATTGAGATAGTTTCTCACTTTTCTCGTCTTATTTCACTTAGCTTTCGTCTTTTTGGAAATGTAAAAGGTGATGATATGTTCTTGATGGTAATACTTATGCTAGCTCCTTGGTTGCTTCCGATGATTCCATTTGCACTTCTTACTTTTATGGCATTCTTACAAGCATTTATTTTTATGATGCTAACTACAGTTTACATCGGTTCTGCTATAGCAGTTGAAGAACACTAG
- a CDS encoding tRNA pseudouridine(13) synthase TruD, with the protein MRKREYIDSVDKEINFKFFQTPTDFMVDEMASRTFSGKGNYLILHVQKVELTTWDMIAIFSEYLAIPAQKIGYAGLKDKHATTRQYISVDASYEKMLKRFYHKQIKILNTIRDSKSIRMGDLSANRFSINLYFVDNIDAGRIEKVARKIAKNGLPNYFGYQRFGRDSDSIKQAKEMIHGDLFVEDTKLKSFLVSIYQSTLFNEWLRERVNLTIDAKESVFKIMEGDIFVDEKGKLSTPKTLPIREYKAKKLIPTGLLPGRDVFRARNGAREIEKEFDDEFLQDKGYRRDAIIFPKDIECNYVRKKTLLNISFTITKGSYATVFLESIAGKNYSAKDVKPKAKSSHLARK; encoded by the coding sequence TTGAGAAAAAGAGAGTATATAGATAGTGTAGATAAGGAGATAAACTTTAAGTTTTTCCAGACTCCCACTGATTTTATGGTCGATGAGATGGCGTCAAGAACTTTTAGTGGCAAAGGAAATTATCTTATACTTCATGTTCAAAAGGTAGAACTCACAACTTGGGATATGATAGCAATATTTAGTGAGTACTTAGCGATTCCTGCCCAAAAAATAGGCTACGCTGGGCTAAAAGATAAGCACGCAACCACAAGGCAATATATCTCCGTAGATGCTAGTTATGAGAAGATGCTAAAGAGGTTTTATCATAAGCAGATAAAGATACTCAACACTATAAGAGATTCTAAAAGTATCCGTATGGGAGATTTGAGTGCAAATAGATTTAGTATCAACTTATACTTTGTAGATAATATAGATGCAGGTCGCATAGAAAAAGTAGCTAGAAAAATTGCTAAAAATGGACTTCCTAACTACTTTGGTTATCAAAGGTTTGGACGGGATTCAGATAGCATAAAGCAAGCTAAGGAGATGATTCACGGAGACCTTTTTGTAGAAGATACAAAGCTTAAGAGCTTTTTAGTCTCCATCTATCAAAGTACACTTTTTAACGAGTGGTTAAGAGAGAGAGTAAATCTAACGATTGATGCAAAAGAGAGCGTTTTTAAAATAATGGAGGGAGATATATTTGTAGATGAAAAAGGAAAGCTATCAACTCCAAAAACCCTTCCTATAAGAGAGTACAAGGCTAAGAAACTTATCCCAACAGGTCTTTTACCCGGAAGAGATGTTTTTCGTGCACGCAATGGGGCAAGAGAGATAGAAAAAGAGTTTGATGATGAGTTTTTACAAGATAAAGGTTATAGAAGAGATGCAATTATTTTTCCAAAAGATATAGAGTGCAACTATGTTAGAAAAAAGACTCTTTTAAATATCTCTTTTACAATTACTAAGGGTTCATACGCTACAGTTTTTCTAGAGTCTATAGCAGGTAAGAATTACAGTGCAAAAGATGTAAAACCAAAGGCTAAAAGTTCACATTTAGCAAGAAAGTAG
- a CDS encoding bifunctional riboflavin kinase/FAD synthetase: protein MRDSTAIAIGGFDGMHIGHQHLFRELGERGTIVVIETGYANLTPKKERENYSHYPILYIELEDIRHLEADEFISFLKEKFTKLQKIVVGYDFHFGKDRKYSFDDLRELFDGEVKVVDEVSYEGDSIHSHKIRTKIKIGDIKGANDFLGHNYTINGPLVAGQGIGKKEFVATINIDAREYLTPKEGVYATLTRIDDDEHFHPSVSFIGHRVTTDGSFAVESHILDGEVLCRDRARISFVSHLRDNKKFNTKAELKKAIECDIEEAYKRLKLLQL from the coding sequence TTGAGAGATAGTACAGCCATAGCAATAGGTGGTTTTGATGGGATGCATATAGGTCATCAGCATCTCTTTAGAGAGTTAGGAGAGAGAGGGACTATCGTAGTTATAGAGACAGGCTATGCAAATCTTACACCAAAAAAAGAGAGAGAAAATTACTCGCACTACCCTATACTATATATTGAGCTTGAAGATATTCGGCACTTAGAAGCAGATGAGTTTATATCTTTTTTAAAAGAGAAGTTTACAAAACTTCAAAAGATAGTTGTTGGCTATGATTTTCACTTTGGAAAAGATAGAAAATACTCCTTTGATGACTTAAGAGAGCTTTTTGATGGAGAGGTAAAGGTGGTTGATGAAGTTTCATATGAAGGTGATTCTATCCACTCTCATAAGATTCGCACAAAGATAAAGATAGGCGATATCAAAGGTGCAAATGATTTTTTAGGACATAACTATACTATAAATGGACCACTTGTTGCCGGTCAAGGCATCGGTAAAAAGGAGTTTGTAGCTACTATAAACATAGATGCAAGAGAGTATTTAACGCCAAAAGAGGGCGTTTATGCAACACTTACCCGCATCGATGATGATGAACATTTTCATCCATCTGTATCTTTTATAGGACATCGCGTTACTACTGATGGTTCATTTGCTGTTGAGTCTCATATCTTAGATGGTGAAGTTCTGTGCAGAGATAGAGCTAGGATAAGCTTTGTCTCACACTTGCGAGATAATAAAAAGTTTAATACAAAAGCAGAACTAAAAAAGGCCATAGAGTGTGACATAGAAGAGGCTTATAAAAGATTAAAACTACTACAACTGTAG
- the pdxA gene encoding 4-hydroxythreonine-4-phosphate dehydrogenase, translating to MKKTIAISVGDLNGVGIEIALKSHIEVSKLCNPIYCISREMLFATLKLLNVEVPKDIKLHSVDGNFKIKPGRVDADSGRYSYDSFMSAIKLCVDKKADAVVTLPIHKEAWMMAGLEFKGHTDLLRYHFKRDAIMMLGCEGMFVALFTEHIPLKEVASTIKYKKLKEFFINLHNSIPKKKVAVLALNPHAGDNGVLGDEELKITKAIKSANKRVGFKQFIGPLVPDVAFTPHTRSQYNYFVAMYHDQGLAPLKALHFDESINISLNLPIIRTSVDHGTAFDIAYKAKAKTLSYMNAIKSAIEFAK from the coding sequence ATGAAAAAGACTATTGCCATTAGTGTTGGAGACTTAAACGGTGTAGGCATTGAGATAGCCTTAAAATCTCACATAGAAGTATCAAAACTTTGCAATCCCATCTACTGCATAAGTAGAGAAATGCTCTTTGCTACACTTAAACTATTAAATGTAGAAGTTCCTAAAGATATAAAACTTCATAGTGTTGATGGCAACTTTAAAATAAAACCAGGGAGAGTAGATGCGGACTCTGGCAGGTACTCTTATGACTCTTTTATGAGTGCTATAAAGCTATGCGTTGACAAAAAAGCAGATGCAGTAGTTACTCTGCCTATTCATAAAGAAGCATGGATGATGGCAGGCTTAGAGTTTAAAGGACATACAGATTTACTAAGATACCATTTCAAGCGAGATGCCATCATGATGCTAGGCTGTGAGGGGATGTTTGTAGCTTTATTTACCGAACACATCCCTCTAAAAGAAGTTGCCTCTACCATTAAGTATAAAAAATTAAAAGAGTTTTTTATAAACTTACATAACTCCATACCAAAGAAAAAAGTAGCAGTTTTAGCCCTAAATCCACACGCTGGAGACAATGGAGTTTTAGGAGATGAAGAACTAAAAATCACAAAGGCGATAAAGAGTGCTAACAAAAGGGTAGGTTTTAAGCAGTTTATTGGACCTCTTGTCCCTGATGTAGCTTTTACTCCTCACACAAGAAGTCAGTATAACTACTTTGTAGCAATGTATCACGACCAAGGCTTAGCACCTCTAAAAGCCTTACACTTTGATGAGAGCATAAATATCTCTCTAAATCTTCCAATCATAAGAACCTCAGTAGACCATGGAACTGCTTTTGACATAGCATACAAGGCTAAAGCAAAAACACTTAGCTACATGAATGCTATAAAAAGTGCTATCGAGTTTGCAAAGTAA
- a CDS encoding cytochrome-c peroxidase: protein MKNILIATLATTTLLMSASLKDEARNAGLLPIPNNKAELMKLIDNPRNPITDAKAELGKKLYFDPRLSKSGLISCNFCHNLGEGGDDGVEAAVGHKWTANPNHVNSPTVYNAVFNDIQFWDGRAKDLEEQAQGPMLAHPEMAATSEHVEKVVKSMPEYEAEFKAAYGKDVKITFALIADTIGLYERILVTPSAYDDFLNGDKNALNAKEKEGLKTFIDAGCVTCHTGYGLGGAMNMFNITGTYKHMDVGGFKGDKNGMVRVPTLRNITQTAPYFHNGKIWSLSEAIKEMGKIQLGANLSDKDVASIEVFLKALEGRKPEVIYPMLPASTEKTPRPDMN, encoded by the coding sequence ATGAAAAATATACTCATCGCGACTCTTGCTACTACTACTCTTCTTATGTCAGCATCACTTAAAGATGAAGCTAGAAATGCAGGTCTACTGCCGATCCCAAACAACAAAGCTGAGCTTATGAAGCTTATAGACAACCCTAGAAACCCTATAACAGATGCTAAAGCTGAGTTAGGTAAGAAACTATACTTTGATCCAAGACTCTCAAAGAGTGGACTCATTAGCTGTAACTTCTGCCATAACTTAGGTGAAGGTGGAGATGATGGAGTTGAGGCTGCTGTTGGTCACAAGTGGACCGCAAACCCTAATCATGTAAACTCACCAACTGTTTACAATGCAGTTTTTAATGATATCCAGTTTTGGGATGGCCGTGCAAAAGACTTAGAAGAACAAGCTCAAGGACCGATGCTAGCGCACCCTGAGATGGCAGCAACAAGTGAACATGTTGAAAAAGTTGTAAAGTCTATGCCTGAATACGAGGCTGAGTTTAAAGCAGCTTATGGCAAAGATGTAAAGATTACTTTTGCACTAATTGCAGATACTATTGGGCTTTATGAGAGGATTTTAGTTACTCCATCAGCTTATGATGACTTTCTAAATGGCGACAAAAATGCACTAAACGCTAAAGAAAAAGAGGGACTAAAGACTTTCATAGATGCAGGATGTGTAACTTGTCATACAGGCTATGGACTTGGCGGCGCAATGAATATGTTTAATATTACAGGAACTTACAAGCACATGGATGTTGGCGGATTTAAGGGAGATAAAAATGGTATGGTAAGAGTTCCAACTCTAAGAAATATCACTCAAACAGCACCTTACTTTCATAATGGCAAGATTTGGAGCTTAAGTGAGGCTATAAAAGAGATGGGTAAAATCCAACTCGGGGCTAATCTATCTGACAAAGATGTTGCTTCTATTGAAGTGTTTTTAAAAGCACTAGAGGGAAGAAAGCCAGAAGTTATCTACCCAATGCTCCCAGCGTCAACTGAGAAAACTCCTAGACCAGATATGAACTAA
- a CDS encoding YceI family protein, which produces MIKLFLSLVLAVSVSLAAGEMGTKKGSCILSQDGSVSVSWEAYKTPKKVGVGGVFDRVTYTAVAPEGNNFREILVGSSVVIETASVNSKHESRDETLVKFFFKQMNDSVIKAKIVDIKSDKRMRGKPKTGEMSVEITMNGVTKVVAMKYIFDKGDLSAKGSIDLLDFSANSALSSINKACYDLHEGKTWSDVGIGFSTKIKFALCNTN; this is translated from the coding sequence ATGATTAAGTTGTTTTTATCGTTAGTTTTAGCAGTTAGTGTCTCTCTCGCAGCAGGTGAGATGGGAACAAAAAAAGGCTCTTGTATCTTAAGTCAAGATGGAAGTGTTAGTGTTAGTTGGGAAGCCTATAAGACTCCCAAAAAAGTTGGAGTTGGTGGTGTTTTTGACAGAGTAACTTACACAGCAGTGGCACCTGAGGGAAATAACTTCCGTGAGATTTTAGTAGGCTCTAGCGTAGTTATAGAGACCGCAAGTGTAAACTCTAAGCATGAGAGTAGAGATGAGACTCTAGTTAAGTTTTTCTTCAAACAGATGAATGACTCTGTGATAAAAGCTAAGATAGTTGATATCAAGTCAGACAAAAGAATGAGAGGCAAACCAAAAACTGGCGAGATGAGCGTTGAGATAACTATGAACGGAGTTACTAAAGTAGTTGCTATGAAGTATATTTTTGACAAGGGAGACCTAAGTGCAAAAGGTAGCATAGATTTGTTAGACTTTAGTGCAAACAGTGCGCTTAGCTCTATCAACAAAGCTTGTTACGACCTTCACGAAGGTAAAACATGGAGTGATGTAGGCATAGGTTTTTCTACAAAAATCAAGTTCGCTCTTTGTAACACTAACTAA
- a CDS encoding metallophosphoesterase: protein MLIHIYISRRFIAHLDIKPAQKFYFRIFLLVNFFGIIGYMLGRYYIDFPNWLYFLFSLPIGVLFLLFCTAIIYDISRAILKKTKLSKKRRDFFKRSLDISSLALASTLSAKAIYNASDIKLEKVEVNIKKLKKSYKIAQLSDIHIGGLIDKAFMKDMVQRVNALRVDLVVITGDLVDIEIKRARDILAELGHLKSTYGTFFVAGNHEYFHDIAKIIQTLKGLDIRVLENENVYIGNEDEGFNLAGVYDVFGYRTNTYVPDINKALSTLKESPTVLLAHQPRYIDEVTDSVDLMLSGHTHGGQLFPFMFLVRLQQPYISGLHQHNNELQIYVNKGTGFWGPPMRLGASSEITEITLVPSKL from the coding sequence ATGCTTATACATATCTATATATCAAGAAGATTTATAGCCCATCTTGATATAAAACCGGCGCAAAAATTTTACTTTAGAATCTTTTTGTTAGTAAACTTTTTTGGCATCATCGGCTATATGTTGGGTCGCTACTACATAGACTTCCCAAACTGGCTCTATTTTCTATTTTCACTCCCTATTGGTGTGCTTTTTTTACTCTTTTGTACAGCTATCATCTATGACATCTCAAGAGCCATACTTAAAAAAACTAAACTCTCAAAAAAAAGAAGAGATTTTTTTAAACGCTCACTTGATATCTCATCACTCGCTCTTGCATCAACTCTAAGTGCAAAAGCCATCTATAACGCAAGTGATATAAAGCTTGAAAAAGTAGAAGTAAATATAAAAAAACTCAAAAAATCCTACAAGATAGCCCAACTTAGCGACATCCACATAGGCGGACTTATAGATAAGGCTTTTATGAAAGATATGGTGCAAAGAGTAAATGCACTTAGAGTTGATTTGGTAGTTATTACTGGGGATTTAGTAGATATTGAGATAAAGAGAGCTAGAGATATTTTAGCTGAGCTTGGGCATCTAAAATCAACTTATGGGACTTTTTTTGTAGCTGGAAATCATGAGTATTTTCACGACATCGCCAAAATTATACAAACTCTAAAAGGGCTTGACATCAGAGTTCTTGAGAATGAAAATGTCTATATTGGAAATGAAGATGAGGGTTTTAATTTAGCTGGAGTTTATGATGTGTTTGGATATAGAACAAACACCTATGTGCCAGATATTAACAAAGCGCTAAGCACTCTAAAGGAGTCTCCAACAGTGCTTTTAGCACATCAACCACGATATATAGATGAAGTGACCGATAGTGTAGATTTGATGCTAAGTGGTCACACTCATGGAGGGCAACTCTTTCCTTTTATGTTTTTAGTAAGACTCCAACAACCTTATATTAGCGGACTCCATCAGCACAACAATGAGCTACAAATCTATGTAAACAAAGGAACAGGGTTTTGGGGACCGCCTATGCGTTTGGGTGCTAGTAGTGAGATTACAGAGATAACTCTAGTCCCTTCGAAACTATGA
- a CDS encoding class I SAM-dependent methyltransferase — protein MKSCKICSASTTLIQNHKTKKLYYRCKECDYVFMDEQFFIDEARERLHYDKHDNNFACHGYVKMFERLIDEFVPLAEIEDALDFGCGEGEVLPVLLERKGVRCDRYDLFYLPKKVYRDKRYDLIVSTEVIEHLESPLEVLQELSLHLRDGAYVLLMTRFHPQDDEKFLEWFYIRDVTHIGFFSLKTFEYLASRLSLELVKHNSKNTILFKKI, from the coding sequence ATGAAATCATGCAAAATTTGTAGCGCATCAACAACACTTATACAAAACCATAAAACAAAAAAACTCTACTATAGATGCAAAGAGTGTGACTATGTTTTTATGGATGAGCAGTTTTTTATAGATGAGGCTCGTGAGAGACTTCATTATGATAAGCATGACAATAACTTTGCATGTCATGGATATGTAAAGATGTTTGAGCGATTGATAGATGAGTTTGTGCCATTGGCTGAGATAGAGGATGCTCTTGACTTTGGTTGTGGTGAGGGTGAAGTTTTACCTGTTTTGCTAGAGAGAAAAGGTGTTAGATGCGATAGATATGACTTATTTTACTTACCAAAAAAAGTCTATAGAGATAAAAGGTATGACCTAATAGTCTCTACTGAAGTTATAGAGCATCTTGAGAGTCCACTAGAAGTTTTACAAGAGCTTAGTTTGCATCTAAGAGATGGTGCTTATGTGCTTTTGATGACCCGCTTTCATCCACAAGATGATGAGAAGTTTTTAGAGTGGTTTTACATAAGAGATGTTACGCATATAGGTTTTTTCTCACTTAAAACATTTGAGTATCTTGCATCAAGACTCTCCTTAGAACTTGTAAAACACAACTCTAAAAACACTATACTATTTAAAAAAATCTAA
- a CDS encoding SAM-dependent methyltransferase, which translates to MTNLDLYAKAEPLLGIEEATEALYDLYRSELDSYKIKTLLDVGCGRGGFMKRMISDGVTCSGIDLSAVMVDECVSDGLNAKQIDISQADGSYDAIVAIFDVLNFLNHDELIEFLEAVSLRLNDDGIFIADINTLYGFSDVAEGVMSAENDKEFLVVDAEFENDELHTKFTLFLKDKDDKYIKHQDTIVQYFHKIKTFQNLNGLKLIDKQTFSLYDTKDKTLLIFKKR; encoded by the coding sequence ATGACAAACCTAGACCTCTATGCAAAAGCAGAGCCTCTTCTAGGCATAGAAGAGGCAACTGAAGCACTCTATGATCTCTACCGCTCGGAGTTAGACTCCTACAAAATTAAAACACTTCTAGATGTTGGCTGTGGTCGTGGTGGCTTTATGAAGAGGATGATAAGTGATGGAGTTACTTGCTCAGGTATAGACTTAAGTGCTGTGATGGTTGATGAGTGTGTGAGCGACGGACTTAATGCAAAACAAATTGACATAAGCCAAGCTGATGGAAGCTATGATGCAATTGTGGCTATTTTTGATGTTTTGAACTTTTTAAATCATGATGAACTTATAGAGTTTTTAGAAGCAGTCTCACTTAGACTCAATGATGATGGTATCTTTATAGCTGATATAAACACACTTTACGGCTTTAGCGATGTGGCTGAGGGAGTTATGAGTGCAGAGAATGACAAAGAGTTTTTAGTGGTGGATGCAGAGTTTGAAAATGATGAACTACACACAAAATTTACTCTTTTTCTAAAAGACAAAGATGATAAATATATAAAACACCAAGACACAATAGTGCAGTACTTTCACAAGATAAAAACATTTCAAAATTTAAATGGCTTAAAGCTTATAGACAAACAGACATTTTCACTCTATGACACAAAAGACAAAACTCTACTTATCTTTAAAAAGAGATAG
- the hisG gene encoding ATP phosphoribosyltransferase yields MLTVALPKGRIAQETLEIFETIFGESFKFDDRKLILDTPNFRFLLVRNQDVATYVYHQAADIGVVGLDTLEEQGLDVIRLLDLKRGICKVSIGMKKGEKLDLDKPDIKVASKMVNITKRYFEERAVSVDIIKLYGSIELAPIIGLADMIVDVVETGATMKQNGLEVVQDIMTSSTYLIANKNSYISKKDEVLSIYEKIDKIIKAEN; encoded by the coding sequence ATGCTAACAGTAGCACTTCCAAAGGGTCGTATCGCTCAAGAGACTTTAGAGATATTTGAGACTATTTTTGGTGAGAGTTTCAAGTTTGATGATAGAAAACTCATCCTAGATACTCCAAACTTTCGTTTTTTACTCGTTAGAAACCAAGATGTAGCTACCTATGTTTACCATCAAGCAGCAGATATTGGTGTTGTCGGACTTGACACACTTGAAGAGCAGGGGCTTGATGTTATTCGTCTGCTTGATCTCAAACGAGGCATTTGTAAGGTGTCTATTGGGATGAAAAAGGGCGAAAAACTCGACCTTGACAAACCAGATATCAAAGTAGCCTCTAAGATGGTAAACATAACAAAACGATACTTTGAAGAGAGAGCAGTCTCAGTTGATATCATAAAACTTTATGGCTCTATAGAACTAGCTCCTATCATCGGACTTGCTGATATGATAGTTGATGTGGTTGAGACTGGCGCTACGATGAAGCAAAATGGCTTAGAAGTAGTACAAGACATTATGACATCTTCTACTTACCTCATAGCAAATAAAAACTCATATATCTCAAAAAAAGATGAAGTGCTAAGCATCTACGAAAAGATTGACAAAATCATTAAAGCGGAAAACTAA